The following coding sequences lie in one Kribbella sp. NBC_00709 genomic window:
- a CDS encoding alpha/beta hydrolase: protein MSEDPLRRPHVWLPGSSAPPLLLLHGTGGDEHDLLVLREHLAPDAPVLSPRGTVSEQGMARFFRRLREGVFDEDDLRLRADELAAFLTAAEQKYDVAAGSWLAVGFSNGANMASALLIRHPESLAGAILLAAMVPFAADEPQDHTLTGKRVLIVNGNSDPMATAQQTSRLADQLRRHDADVELLPFTGGHTIDAGTLPEIKKFIDAAGIR from the coding sequence ATGAGCGAGGACCCGCTCCGGCGGCCGCACGTCTGGCTGCCGGGCTCCTCCGCGCCACCGCTGTTGTTGCTGCACGGCACCGGTGGGGACGAGCACGATCTCCTGGTACTGCGGGAGCACCTGGCGCCCGACGCGCCCGTGTTGTCGCCTCGGGGGACCGTGTCGGAGCAGGGGATGGCACGGTTCTTCCGGAGACTGAGGGAGGGCGTGTTCGACGAGGACGACCTCCGGTTGCGCGCGGACGAGCTCGCCGCCTTCCTGACAGCCGCCGAGCAGAAGTACGACGTGGCCGCTGGCTCCTGGTTGGCGGTCGGCTTCTCCAACGGCGCCAACATGGCTTCCGCGCTGCTCATACGCCACCCCGAGTCGCTCGCCGGCGCCATACTCCTGGCCGCGATGGTGCCCTTCGCGGCGGACGAGCCTCAGGACCACACGCTCACCGGTAAGCGAGTATTGATCGTCAACGGCAACAGCGACCCGATGGCGACGGCTCAGCAGACCAGCAGGCTGGCCGACCAACTCCGCCGCCACGACGCCGACGTCGAACTCCTCCCATTCACCGGCGGCCACACCATCGACGCCGGCACACTCCCCGAGATCAAGAAGTTCATCGACGCCGCAGGCATCAGGTGA
- a CDS encoding sensor histidine kinase, which translates to MGRVLARLVTWPLAPALFAGQLAVSHRHGGQGITASDVVYPVAMLVCWAVGVFLTWRVIEQPAGWAFLGLGTALTWSGFTQISTDLALGPLIATFSDTSFVWWFVFLALALQFTPAVRPSSRILPVLTVVSGVVFQVSALLRSTPLDEPHDIVSPWAVAGIAGPISVLATVSVTVLGGCLLASVYVLVAAFRRARGEARQQLLWLVAGATPLAPCVVASFAASYAGLDEIAGWVLSVCVITLALGAALSVAKYRLYDVERIVTDSAAYAISTGSVIAVFAAVVVVITKSLPVRADAQLLTILATLAATGVARPAYTLARRVIDRRFNRRRFDAVQLVRAGLAQSPAPELGALLIAATGDPQVRALFPSEGGWVTSDGRIAVPGPHVVDVVRRGQVSARIEFDPSCCERTVVAAVVQEAAAEIDNLGLRAELAKQVEQITESRARLAGAHLEERRRMERDLHDGAQQRILAIALQLRSARVNGGVRVLRTEVDQAIGDLALTVQELRDLAAGLQPAALAGGGLRAATDELASRIPVRMKLDVIDQRFPGSVESAAWFVIAEAVSNAVKHARVDEVTIRVSAGLSQLHVAVLDDGVGGADPRGHGLQGLADRVAALGGALSAGDQPGGGTRVEAVLPCG; encoded by the coding sequence ATGGGGCGGGTACTCGCACGGCTGGTCACCTGGCCGCTCGCACCCGCGCTCTTCGCCGGGCAGCTGGCGGTCAGTCACCGGCACGGCGGGCAGGGAATCACCGCCTCGGACGTCGTCTACCCTGTCGCGATGCTGGTCTGCTGGGCGGTCGGGGTATTCCTCACCTGGCGAGTCATCGAGCAGCCCGCCGGCTGGGCGTTCCTGGGCCTCGGCACCGCCCTGACGTGGAGCGGGTTCACCCAGATATCCACCGACCTCGCGCTCGGACCGCTGATCGCCACCTTCAGCGACACGAGCTTCGTCTGGTGGTTCGTGTTCCTGGCCCTTGCCCTGCAGTTCACCCCGGCCGTCCGGCCCTCGTCACGGATCCTCCCGGTCCTGACAGTCGTCTCCGGCGTGGTCTTCCAGGTCTCTGCCCTGTTGCGTTCCACTCCTCTCGACGAACCACACGACATCGTCAGCCCCTGGGCGGTCGCAGGGATCGCCGGACCGATCTCGGTTCTCGCCACCGTGTCGGTGACCGTGCTCGGCGGCTGCCTGCTTGCCTCCGTGTACGTCCTCGTGGCGGCCTTCCGCCGAGCCAGAGGTGAGGCCCGCCAGCAACTGCTGTGGCTGGTAGCCGGGGCGACGCCGCTGGCGCCGTGTGTGGTCGCGTCGTTCGCCGCGTCCTACGCGGGGCTCGACGAGATTGCGGGGTGGGTGTTGAGCGTCTGCGTCATCACCCTCGCGCTGGGTGCCGCACTGTCGGTGGCCAAGTACCGCTTGTACGACGTGGAACGGATCGTCACCGACTCCGCGGCGTACGCGATCTCGACCGGCTCGGTCATTGCCGTCTTCGCCGCCGTGGTCGTGGTGATCACCAAGAGCCTTCCCGTGCGGGCCGACGCGCAACTGCTGACGATCCTGGCCACTCTGGCGGCGACCGGAGTCGCGCGACCGGCGTACACCTTGGCCCGTCGGGTGATCGACCGTCGCTTCAACCGCCGCCGCTTCGACGCCGTTCAGCTGGTGCGGGCCGGGCTTGCCCAGTCTCCGGCGCCCGAGCTCGGCGCTCTCCTGATCGCGGCGACCGGCGACCCGCAGGTACGGGCGCTCTTCCCGTCGGAGGGCGGATGGGTCACCTCGGACGGCCGCATTGCCGTACCCGGTCCGCACGTGGTCGACGTCGTACGCCGGGGGCAGGTGAGCGCGCGGATCGAGTTCGACCCGTCGTGCTGTGAGCGGACGGTTGTGGCCGCGGTGGTGCAAGAGGCCGCCGCGGAGATCGACAACCTGGGTCTGCGGGCCGAGCTCGCCAAGCAGGTGGAGCAGATCACCGAGTCGCGAGCACGCCTGGCCGGTGCGCACCTGGAGGAACGGCGCAGGATGGAACGCGACCTCCACGACGGCGCCCAGCAGCGGATCCTCGCGATCGCGCTCCAGCTCCGTTCCGCCCGCGTCAACGGCGGCGTCAGGGTCCTGCGGACCGAGGTCGACCAGGCCATCGGCGACCTCGCCTTGACCGTGCAAGAGCTCCGCGACCTGGCCGCCGGGTTGCAACCGGCGGCGCTGGCGGGCGGTGGTCTGCGTGCTGCGACCGACGAGTTGGCCAGCCGGATCCCGGTGCGGATGAAGCTCGACGTGATCGACCAGCGGTTCCCGGGATCGGTGGAGAGCGCGGCCTGGTTCGTCATCGCCGAGGCGGTCTCGAACGCCGTCAAGCACGCCCGCGTCGACGAGGTGACGATCCGGGTCTCGGCCGGTCTCTCCCAGCTGCACGTCGCCGTACTCGATGACGGGGTGGGCGGAGCCGATCCCCGGGGTCACGGACTGCAGGGGCTTGCCGACCGGGTCGCCGCCCTGGGTGGCGCTCTCTCCGCCGGCGACCAGCCTGGTGGCGGGACCCGGGTCGAGGCGGTGCTGCCGTGCGGGTAG
- a CDS encoding response regulator: MRVVIADDSALLREGLARLLAESGVEVCETVADATGLVEAVDRHHPDVAIVDIRMPPTYTHEGAAAAIELRDRLPALGILLLSQAVETHYASQLLRRHAERFGYLLKDRVVDVETLMGALRAVSAGGMVLDPEIVRHLMRADSASDPLAALTERERDVLALMAEGRVQLGDRETPDSQPQNSREPHREHLQQARSPRSPGRPPPRPRRTRRPPRRLLAPRPRDNPEMRIAQLVTNGSSSASCR, translated from the coding sequence GTGCGGGTAGTCATCGCGGACGACTCCGCACTGCTCCGGGAAGGACTGGCCCGGCTGCTGGCCGAGTCCGGCGTGGAGGTCTGCGAGACCGTTGCCGACGCCACCGGTCTGGTCGAGGCCGTTGATCGGCACCATCCTGATGTCGCGATCGTCGACATCAGGATGCCCCCGACGTACACGCACGAAGGAGCTGCGGCGGCGATCGAGTTGCGGGACCGGCTGCCCGCTCTGGGCATCCTCCTGCTGTCCCAAGCAGTCGAGACGCACTACGCCTCCCAGTTGCTGCGGCGTCATGCCGAGCGGTTCGGCTACCTGCTCAAGGACCGGGTCGTCGACGTCGAGACGCTGATGGGCGCACTGCGCGCGGTTTCGGCCGGCGGGATGGTGCTGGACCCGGAGATCGTGCGGCACCTGATGCGTGCGGACTCGGCGAGCGATCCGCTGGCCGCGTTGACGGAGCGCGAGCGCGACGTGCTGGCCCTGATGGCGGAAGGGCGGGTCCAACTCGGCGATCGCGAAACGCCTGACAGTCAGCCTCAAAACAGTCGAGAGCCACATCGCGAACATCTTCAGCAAGCTCGGTCTCCACGGAGCCCAGGACGACCACCGCCGCGTCCTCGCCGTACTCGCCGCCCTCCAAGGCGCCTCCTAGCGCCGCGTCCACGCGACAATCCGGAGATGCGGATTGCTCAGCTTGTAACCAACGGGTCGTCGTCGGCATCGTGCAGGTGA
- a CDS encoding CGNR zinc finger domain-containing protein: MRFGYYETFALELAVDLVNTRSEPSGEDGLTGAGELAGFLAGRGDLTSLAGNPAMPADVDLDAVTAMYREALSRWTPTDADARAVQDLRAELRTVFETAADDASGVVATLNEQLRVHRALPRISDQHGPPHLHFEAAEDGPVHWLAVTALMGLVLFICDGNARRLGICASASCRRAFIDRSKNGSKSYCSDTCSHRESVAAYRLRRSGSTR, from the coding sequence ATGCGTTTTGGGTACTACGAGACGTTCGCGTTGGAGCTCGCGGTCGATCTCGTCAACACCCGCTCCGAGCCGAGCGGGGAGGACGGCCTGACCGGCGCCGGCGAACTCGCGGGATTCCTTGCCGGGCGCGGAGACCTGACGTCGTTGGCGGGCAACCCAGCGATGCCGGCCGATGTGGACCTCGACGCGGTCACAGCGATGTACCGCGAGGCGCTGTCGCGCTGGACACCGACCGACGCCGACGCCCGCGCAGTGCAAGATTTGCGCGCAGAGTTGCGCACCGTCTTCGAGACAGCCGCGGACGATGCGTCCGGAGTCGTCGCGACGCTCAACGAGCAGTTGCGTGTGCACCGCGCGCTGCCCCGCATCAGTGACCAGCACGGGCCGCCACACCTGCACTTCGAGGCCGCCGAAGACGGGCCTGTGCACTGGCTGGCGGTCACCGCGCTGATGGGACTCGTGCTGTTCATCTGCGACGGCAACGCGCGCCGGCTCGGCATCTGTGCATCGGCGAGTTGCCGGCGCGCCTTCATCGACCGCTCCAAGAACGGCAGCAAGTCCTACTGCAGCGACACCTGCTCCCACCGCGAGAGCGTCGCGGCGTACCGCCTGCGCCGCTCAGGTTCAACCCGCTGA
- a CDS encoding ring-cleaving dioxygenase: MVDSVAPHGLHHVTAIAEDPQRNVDFYTTVLGLRLVKRTVNFDAPDTYHLYYGDASGRPSTLLTFFPWPGAPNGKQGTGLTTATAFSVPPESLGWWQQRLDGLGVDADAPVAGSDQEVLRLRDPDGLVIELVASDGDSRSGWDGVAAIPFDNAIRGLFSVTMTEQQLDPTAEMLAGMLGMRHGQDTPDGSRFVMSGGAEGTAVDVRPSQAARGVQAAGTVHHIAFRAPDGETQAKWRLELLEAGVQVTEILDRQYFTSIYFREPGGVLLEIATDQPGFTVDEPLLELGQHLKLPPWLEPNREQIQASLPQLRVPPQPDEAG; the protein is encoded by the coding sequence ATGGTTGATTCGGTTGCACCGCACGGGCTTCACCATGTGACGGCGATCGCGGAGGATCCGCAGCGCAACGTGGACTTCTACACCACGGTGCTGGGTCTGCGCCTGGTCAAACGGACTGTCAACTTCGACGCTCCGGACACCTATCACCTGTACTACGGAGACGCTTCGGGCCGCCCGTCGACCTTGTTGACGTTCTTTCCGTGGCCTGGAGCGCCGAACGGCAAGCAGGGCACCGGTCTGACGACGGCGACCGCGTTCAGCGTGCCGCCGGAGTCGCTCGGTTGGTGGCAGCAGCGGCTGGACGGCCTCGGTGTCGACGCGGATGCGCCGGTCGCCGGCTCCGATCAGGAGGTCTTGAGGCTTCGGGATCCTGATGGTTTGGTGATCGAGCTGGTGGCGTCCGACGGTGACAGCCGGTCCGGTTGGGACGGTGTCGCCGCCATACCGTTCGACAATGCGATCCGGGGCCTCTTCTCGGTCACGATGACCGAGCAGCAGTTGGACCCGACAGCCGAGATGCTCGCGGGCATGCTGGGCATGCGGCATGGACAAGACACCCCCGATGGGTCGCGGTTCGTGATGTCCGGGGGAGCCGAGGGTACGGCGGTGGACGTCCGGCCGAGCCAGGCCGCTCGCGGAGTACAGGCTGCTGGAACGGTCCACCACATCGCCTTCCGGGCGCCTGATGGTGAGACGCAGGCGAAGTGGCGGCTGGAGCTGCTCGAGGCCGGAGTGCAGGTCACGGAGATCCTCGACCGGCAGTACTTCACCTCGATCTATTTCCGTGAACCAGGCGGAGTACTGCTCGAGATCGCGACCGACCAGCCAGGCTTCACCGTGGACGAGCCGCTGCTGGAGCTCGGCCAGCACCTGAAGCTTCCGCCCTGGCTCGAACCGAACCGCGAGCAGATCCAAGCCTCGTTGCCCCAGTTGCGCGTACCACCACAGCCGGACGAAGCCGGCTGA